One Leopardus geoffroyi isolate Oge1 chromosome B1, O.geoffroyi_Oge1_pat1.0, whole genome shotgun sequence DNA window includes the following coding sequences:
- the LOC123596407 gene encoding LOW QUALITY PROTEIN: uncharacterized protein LOC123596407 (The sequence of the model RefSeq protein was modified relative to this genomic sequence to represent the inferred CDS: inserted 1 base in 1 codon; substituted 1 base at 1 genomic stop codon), whose translation MSTKKVLGWLPILTVTNGSEGATEPPPVAFARRGLSGCTGGPGARSFGRRSHSPFWRDVESPQRSETRRVAPAGRREAVVFGGTWNPLIGCRKNTILPLRGRQTLFREQGAETLQWEAHPLPDKGLRGSNLPPPPTPLSCPCEPPDPQTRRGISPITIGLLPLGSRGSDPFPEPRVTLKVEGTPIDFLVDTRAQHSVLRTPQGKLANKKSWVQGATGMSQYSWTTRRTVDLGTGRVSHSLMVIPECPYPLLGRDLLTKIGAQITFRQGGPQVTDGKGHPIQVLTMKLEDEYLLHQEALPREDNIDRWLQEFPSVWAETGGIGLAAHRTPVLVELKPEESPVRIKQYPMSQEARKGIQPHIRRLRSLGVLVPCQSAWNTPLLPVKKPHTNDYRLVQDLREVNKRVADIHPTVPNPYTLLSSLAPSRFWYTVLDLKDAFFSLPLAPQSQPLFAFEWHDPEEGYSGQLTWTRLPQGFKNSPTILDEALHEDLGEYRRKHPGHTLLQYVDDILIAADTAKDCERGTQDLLATLGALGYRASAKKAQICRERVSYLGYILEGGQRRLSDARKETVLGRLETVLKIPTPTSRREVKEFLGSAGYCRLWVPGFAEIAKPLYEATKEGKTLKWTEKEEISFNQLKKALLSAPALGLPDITKPFHLFVDEHKGIAKGVLTQALGPWNRPVAYLSKKLDPVAAGWPPCLRIIAATALLVKDADKLTLGQEIWITTPHAIEGVLKQPPDRWMSNTRMTHYQSLLLNPPRVRFHPSAALNPATLLPDPDLGAPLHDCAGILEQVHGFRTDLTDRPLPDAKAPWFTDGSSFVXDGHRYAGAAVVTETDTIWAEAVPSGTSAQRAELIALTKALMLGAGKRLNIYTDSRYAFATAHIHRAIYQERGLLTAEGRTIKNKQEILXPAKLAIIHCQGHQKADNPVARGNRKADQAAKAVALTPVPTMTIQLPDPGDPIKGWWYTPNKELVLPDQLGVSILEHMHRSTHMGTQKLKDLIRHAGIKIHQQDTKIEQVVSACKICQLTNARATSNKKGTRLRGTRPGAQWEVDFTEVKPGKYCYKYLLVFTDTFSGWVEAYPTKHEMAQTVAKKLLEDILPRYGFPAMVGSDNGPAFISQVTQAVAKAVGANWKLHCAYRPQSSGQVERMNRTLKETLTKLTMETGGDWVTLLPYALYRVRNTPYTLGFTPCEIMFGRPPPVIPSLRAELIAESKDQELFLSLRGLQRAHEDIWPRLRAIYEAGLTPTPHQYRPGDWVYVKRHHRETLEPRWKGLYIVVLTTPTALKVDGIATWVHHTHVRPADPSSIRKDFVT comes from the exons ATGTCCACCAAGAAAGTCTTAGGCTGGCTGCCTATATTAACAGTAACCAACGGCTCAGAAGGGGCCACGGAGCCACCGCCCGTGGCCTT TGCCCGACGCGGTCTAAGTGGATGCACTGGAGGACCAGGGGCCCGGAGTTTCGGAAGACGTTCCCATTCTCCCttctggagggacgtggaatcccctcaaaggtctgagaCGAGGCGGGTCGCTCCCGCTGGTCGGCGTGAGGCCGTCGTCTTTGGAGGGACATGGAATCCCCTCATCG GATGCCGGaagaacaccatcctccccctccggggGAGGCAGACGCTGTTCCGAGAGCAGGGGGCAGAAACGCTCCAGTGGGAAGCCCAccctttaccagacaaagggctcagaggAAGCAATCTGCCTCCACCACCGACTCCACTCTCCTGCCCCTGCGAGCCACCGGACCCCCAGACGCGGAGGGGAATCAGCCCCATCACTATTGGCCTTTTGCCACTA GGGAGTCGGGGTTCGGACCCTTTCCCCGAacccagggtaactcttaaagtggaggggacccctATTGACTTCCTTGTCGACACCAGAGCACAACATTCGGTCCTCcgcaccccacaaggaaaactagccaacaagaagtcctgggtacaaggggcaactggtatgagccagtattcatggactacccgAAGAACAGTAGATTTGGGAACGGGCCGGGTATCCCACTCCCTTATGGTAATACCAGAATGCCCCTACCCGCTGTTAGGACGGGATTTACTgaccaagattggagctcagataactttcagacaaggggggcctcaggtcactgatggcaagggccaccccatccaggtactgaccatgaaactggaggatgaatACCTCCTCCATCAGGAGGCGCTACCGAGAgaggataatatagacagatggctacaagaattcccctcggtttgggcagagacaggggggaTAGGACTAGCCGCTCACAGGACCCCAgtcctggtagagctcaagccagaagagagtccggtaaggatcaaacaataccccatgtctcaggaagcccggaaggggatccagccacacatccgGAGACTACGAAGCCTAGGAgtactagttccttgccagtctgcctggaacacccccctactgccggtcaaaaagcctcacacaaatgactaTCGACTGGTACAAGACCTccgggaagtaaataagagggttgcggacatacacccaactgttcccaacccatatactctcttgagctccttggcaCCCTCCAGGTTCTGGtatactgtactagatttaaaggatgccttcttcagtctgccACTTgcaccccagagccaacccttgttcGCCTTTGAGTGGCATGATCCGGAGGAGGGCTacagtgggcaactcacctggacacggctacctcagggattcaaaaattcaccCACCATCTTGGACGAGGCACTACACGAGGACCTGGGTGAGTACAGAAGGAAGCACCCTGGTCACACCCTCCTACAGTACGtagatgacatcctgattgctgcCGACACAGCCAAAGACTGTGAGCgagggacccaggacctgctggctaccctgggggcctTGGGGTACCGGGCATCCGCGAAGAAGGCTCagatatgcagggagagggtGAGTTACCTGGGATATATCCTGGAGGGCGGACAGCGGCggttatcagatgccagaaaagaaactgtcctggggcgcctgg aaactgtcctaaagatccctactcccacctcccgAAGAGAAGTGAAGGAATTCTTAGGATCAGCCGGCTACTGCCGCCTCTGGGTTCCAGGTTTTGCTGAGATTGCCAAGCCCCTAtatgaagctaccaaagaggggaaaacattaaaatggactgaaaaagaagaaatttcctttaatcagttaaaaaaggccctcttaagtgccccagccctgggcctaccagacattacgaaacccttccacctctttgtagacgaacataagggaatagcaaaaggggttctaactcaagccttagGCCCCTGGAACCGCCCAGTGGCTTACCTGTCTAAGAAACTAGACCCAGTGGCTGCCGGCTGGCCGccatgcctaagaattattgcggcgacagcactcctagtcaaggatgcagacaaactgaccctaggacaggagatctggatcacgACCCCACACGCCATTGAAGGAGTCCTGAAACAGCCTCCGGATAGATGGATGAGCAATACACGTATGACTCATTACCAGAGCCTCCTACTCAACCCTCCACGAGTGCGGTtccaccccagtgcagccctcaatcctgcaaccctgctgcccGACCCTGACCTAGGTGCTCCACTACATGACTGTGCGGGAATCCTGGAACAAGTACATGGATTCCGGACGGACCTGACCGATCGGCCCCTCCCCGATGCCAAGGCTCcttggttcactgatggcagcagctttgtgtGAGACGGACACAGGTATGCGGGTGCAGCGGTGGTCACCGAAACGGACACCATATGGGCGGAGGCTGTACCCTCCGGAACGTCAGCCCAGCGAGCAGAGCTCATAGCCCTCACCAAGGCGCTGATGCTGGGAGCTGGAAAACGGCTTAACATCTACACAGACAGCCGTTATGCATTTGCCACAGCTCATATTCATAGGGCAATTTATCAGGAGAGGGGGTTACTGACGGCAGAAGGAcggactataaaaaataagcaggagatAC AACCTGCCAAGCTAGCCATTATCCACTGCCAAGGGCACCAAAAAGCTGATAACCCAGTAGCTAGAGGTAATCGAAAGGCTGACCAGGCAGCCAAGGCAGTAGCCCTTACTCCAGTCCCCACCATGACCATACAACTACCAGACCCGggagaccca ataaagggatggtggtatacacctaacaaggagCTCGTGCTGCCAGACCAGCTCGGAGTCTCAATATTAGAGCACATGCATCGGTCTACTCACATGGGGAcccaaaaattaaaagacttaatccgACATGCCggaatcaagattcaccaacaggacaccaaaatagagcaagttgtatctgcctgcaagatctgccaactcaccaacgcgagagccacatcaaataaaaaaggaaccaggctcagaggcaccagaccaggagcccaatgggaagtcgacttcactgaagtcaaaccaggaaagtattgttataaatatcttttagtatttacagacaccttctctggctgggtggaggcatacccaaccaagcatgaaaTGGCTCAGACggtggctaagaagctactagaagacatcttacccaggtatggttttcctgccatggtaggatcagacaatggaccagcttttatctcgcaggtaacacaggcagtagccaaggcggtgggggcgaactggaaattacattgtgcttataggccccagagctcaggacaggtagaaagaatgaatagaaccctaaaggagacccttaccaaattaaccatggagactggcggggACTGGGTGACTCTCCTACCATACGCCCTTTACCGGGTTAGAAACACTCCTTACACTCTGGGTTTTACTCCCTGTGAGATCATGTTTGGCAGGCCACCCCCTGTTATTCCCAGCCTTCGAGCTGAACTTATTGCTGAGTCtaaagatcaagaactttttctttccttgagagggctccagagggcGCATGAGGACATTTGGCCACGCCTCCGTGCCATCTACGAGGCTGGCCTGACCCCGACACCTCATCAGTACAGGCCGGGAGACTGGGTCTATGTCAAGAGGCACCACCGAGAGACCCTCGAGCCGCGCTGGAAGGGACTCTACATCGTGGTGCTGACAACCCCCACCGCTCTCAAAGTAGACGGCATTGCGACCTGGGTCCATCACACCCACGTTCGGCCAGCGGACCCCTCCTCGATCCGGAAGGACTTCGTCACGTGA